The sequence below is a genomic window from Rhizobium gallicum bv. gallicum R602sp.
TGTTCGTCGCGGTGGCCATCATGATGGCGCTTTCCTCTCTGGGCGTGGAGATCGCGCCGCTGATCGCCGGTGCCGGCGTCGTCGGCGTCGCCATCGGCTTCGGAGCGCAGACAGTCGTCAAGGACATCATCAGCGGCATGTTTTATCTGCTCGACGACGCCTTTAGGGTCGGCGAATACATCCAGAGCGGAAACTACAAGGGCAGTGTCGAGTCCTTCAGCCTCAGATCGGTCAAGCTGAGGCATCATCGCGGCGCAGTCTATATCGTGCCGTTCAGCGAGCTTGGGGCCATTCAGAACATGAGCCGGGACTGGGTGATCGAGAAGCTGACGATCACAGTGACCTACGACGCCGACGTCGAGAAGGCACGCAAGATCATCAAGAAGATTGGCCAGGAACTCTCCGTCGACCCGGAGTTCAAGGCAGTCACCATCGAACCTCTGAAGATGCAGGGTATCGAAAGCTTTGGAGACTCCGGCCTTCTCCTGCGGATGAAGTTCATGACGCTCCCCGGAGAGCAGTTCACTCTGAAGCGGCGGGCGCTGCGGATGATCCATCAGGCCTTCCACGAAGCGGGAATTAGAATCGCGGTTCCAACGGTCCAGGTCGCGGGCGAGAAGACGGCGGATGTGGCCGCCGCGGCGCAGCAGGCCTTGACGGCTCATAAAGAGGCGGTGGCAGCCGGTGCCGGCTGAATGACCGACAAAGGCTCGTCTACGATGGGCGAGACGGGGTATAAAGAAAGGAGACTTCGATGGCGCAATCTGTTCATCCGGCCGCGATTGATCACGTGCCAGGCTTTATTACAGAGCCAGGGCAGACCGACTATCTCTTCAATGGCGTTGCCATTTTTCTGATTGTTGCCGTTCTCGTGATTGGCAACCTTTACTTCAAGCTTCATGCCGTTCCCGAACGCATGGCGCATCGCACCAACAAGGTGCAAATGGAAGTCGTGGCCGTCCTGGTGCTCATCTCGCTCTTCACGCACAACCATCTCTATTGGATTGCCGGCCTGCTGCTGGCGTTCGTTCGCATTCCCGACTTTACGAGTCCGCTCTACTCAATCGCGCAATCGCTGGCGAAGCTTGCCGGCCGTGATCCTGAAACCAGCGGTGATCCCGCATTGAAAATCGCTGAGCCGGTAGTGCCGGTCGAAGCGAAGTCAAAGACCGGTGTGCACGGAGAGGGAGTCTGATCCATGTTCGAGTTGCTGCTCTGCTCTATGCTCACCATCTTACCGGACTACCTTTATCGACGCTATGTTCAGGACAAGCGGATCGGTCGCGAAATCACGCTTTACAGTGTGTGGTACGAGTTGCGCTGGGGTATTTCCGCCTGCCTGATCCTCACCATTTCGCTGATCACCATGATCTTCTATTTCCATCCATCGACCAAGAATGTCACGGCGATATTCCGCACGGTGACGATCCTGCCGGAAACGATCGGTCGCGTCGACGAAGTCTATGTCGGCGTCAACGAGAAGGTGGTCGCCGGTGCACCGCTGTTTCGCCTGGACGACTCGCTGCAGAAAGCCGCGCTGGAGACGGCCCGTCGAAAGATCGAGGAAATCGATGCGGAATCCAAGGTGGCTCAAACCGAAATGGTCGCTGCGGATGGCCAGATCCAGGAGGCCGAGGGCGCCCTTCAGGTGGCGGTCGACGAATACGAGATGAAGTCCCAGTTGTTGAAGAACGATGCCGTTGCCCGAAGGGAAGTAGTCCGTCTGGCTAACACCGTCGATAGCCGCAAAGGTGCGGCGAGTGCCGTGCTCGCCAACAAGCAGACCCTGGAAGCCAAGATCAATATTTTGTTGCCGGCACAAAAGGCAAGCGCCGAAGCTGCGCAGGCGCAAGCCCAGGTGGAACTGGACAAGACCCTCGTTCGGGCCGGTGTTGCTGGAACCGTGCAGCAGTTCACGCTGCGTCCGGGCGATGTCCTCAACACGATGTTGCGTCCGGCTGGCATTCTCGTTCCTGCGGAAGCGGGACGAGGCACCTTAATCGCCGGTTTCGGGCAGATCGAAGCACAGGTGATGAAGCGGGGGATGATCGCCGAAGCGACCTGCATCGGAAAGCCGTTCACAATCATTCCGCTGGTCGTGACTGACGTTCAGGATGTGATCGCGGCCGGACAGTTACGTCCGACGGATCAACTTATCGATGTCCAGCAAATGGCGCAGCCGGGAACCTTGACGGTGTTCCTGCAGCCGCTCTTTCCTGGAGAACTCGATGACATCCCGCCGGGCAGCAGTTGCATCGCCAACGCCTACACGAACAATCACGAGGCGCTCGCCGACGAGAATATCAGCACGATGCGATGGCTATTCCTGCATGCCGTGGACGCCGTCGGGCTCGTGCACGCCATGATCTTGAGGATGCAAGCGATGCTCCTTCCCGTGCAGACCCTGGTATTCTCGGGCGGCCACTGAGCACGCTCTGAAGAGAAAGGACATCGCTTTCACCCAGGCGTGGCGTCCTGGGAAAGGCCACCGCAGCGGAAGCAGCCGGCGAGGCAGGCGCTGCATTCGCATACGGAAAAAAAGCTATCGGGGCGGAAGCTGCGGCGATCTACGCAGCAGCTACCACACTATAGAAATCGCCCGCCAAGGGACGCGACGAACCTGGCGCTCTCTGCGGTGGCCCACTCCGGTAGTCGCCGGCACGATGGTGAGGAGGGCGCGAAGCCGCCGAACAAGCGTTTGCGCTCGAGTCCGTCCCGACCACTACCTCACTTCTTCGACCTCCCCCCGTTTCCAGGAGTTGTCGACACTATCTCGACTCATGTCGTTCGACCTGCGTTGGAGGACATATTCGCAGGCGTGCCCTGGGACTTTTCACGCGCGGCCGACATCGCCCCGGCCTGCTTGGATGAGATCGGCGGTCACCCCTTCGAACCTGGCCCCCGCCCCTCGCTCTTGCCTAGAGCCTCGGCGACCTCGGAAACGATGTGGTCGACCAGTTCCTGCCATTCGCGTTTCCGCTCTTCCCATTGCGCCACCGTCTTATCCCGGACACCGGCCAGCGCCCGCTCGGCGTCGGCCAGATCTGCGCAGAGATCGCAGAAATCCTCGCTCCTCCCCATCAGTCTTCGGATTGCCAGTTCTGCCTGCGGAAACCGTCGCGCCGCAGCCGAGAATGCCTGCTCTTTGCGAGTCACGTCGTCATTCGTTGCCATCGCGTCACCGTTGATGGGAGATTAGGTGAGACCCTGCCGGTGGCGTAGAGAACTGCTGTAGTTTACGTGGTGTATCTGAATCAGACCCGGAAGCCGGCTCGATGTCGACATCGCAAATCGAATATTAGCAGTCGCTATTGCGCCAAGCGCGTAGTATACAGCTTCAAGTTGGACGATGCGGGCGAATGCTCCAAGTCTGCGTGCGCTGGGGGGTGCCGTGACTCATGCTGGTGCGTCAGAAGCGGTAGACATGCGGCCCCCCGAAG
It includes:
- a CDS encoding HlyD family secretion protein, yielding MFELLLCSMLTILPDYLYRRYVQDKRIGREITLYSVWYELRWGISACLILTISLITMIFYFHPSTKNVTAIFRTVTILPETIGRVDEVYVGVNEKVVAGAPLFRLDDSLQKAALETARRKIEEIDAESKVAQTEMVAADGQIQEAEGALQVAVDEYEMKSQLLKNDAVARREVVRLANTVDSRKGAASAVLANKQTLEAKINILLPAQKASAEAAQAQAQVELDKTLVRAGVAGTVQQFTLRPGDVLNTMLRPAGILVPAEAGRGTLIAGFGQIEAQVMKRGMIAEATCIGKPFTIIPLVVTDVQDVIAAGQLRPTDQLIDVQQMAQPGTLTVFLQPLFPGELDDIPPGSSCIANAYTNNHEALADENISTMRWLFLHAVDAVGLVHAMILRMQAMLLPVQTLVFSGGH